The DNA segment CGATCCAGCTGCATCTGCATGGCGTACATCCGACCGAGGCAGAACTGGTAGTAAGCCTCGGCTTTGGATTCGGCCGGCCCGGCCGGTTGTGCTTGAACGACCCTCCCACCGGCGGCCAGCAGCACGCCAGCGAGAGCGACGACGGCGGTTATCTTCAATGATGCCTCACATCAAATTATAACGCTTGTTGCCGAGGGCTCCGATCCCCTTATGGTATTGTTCGCGGGCGACCGTACACCGATGATCGTCGAAGCCCGGACCGTTGCCGTGTCGCGAACGACAACCGGCCCATTCCCCGGAGAATCCCTTTTCGTCTACGGAGTTGCGGTCTGGCTCGCGCTGGTTCAGATCTCCATCGCCGCGTCGGAGATCGTGCTCGCCATCGTCGTCCTCGCCTGGCTGGTTCTCCTCCGAAGGCGGGAGACCGCCTTCGTCAGGCTTCCACTGGATCGCGCCTTCGCCGTCTATGCGGGAGCAAGCCTCGCCTCCGCCATCTTCTCGTTCGCCCCCCACGCTAGTCTCTTGGCCAGCAAGAAGTTACTTCTTCTGGTCGTGCCCTATCTGCTAGTGAGCGTCCTCCGTCGAAAAGAGACTCTCGAAAGCCTCACCCTTCTCATCATTGCCGTGGCCGACCTGGGGGCCCTGCTCGGCCTATGGCAGTACACCCTGTCCGATCTGGGTGATCTCGATAACAGAATCCGGGGCTTCATGGGGCACTACATGACCTATTCGGGCCTCCTCATGTGTGCTTCCGTGCTTGCGGTGGCGCACTTGCTGTTCCGACGCAGATATCGGTGGTTTCTGGGAAGTAGCCTGGCCGTGATCGGACTCGCGCTGCTCTTCACTCTCACTCGAAGTGCGTGGGTTGGGACGCTCGCGGCTTCCATTCTCCTGATATGGGTGAGGAATCGCCGCCTGCTTCTGGCCCTCCCCGTGCTGGGAATCGGGGCCATCCTCGTTCTCCCCGGGGACGTGGAGGAACGCCTGGGCTCGTTCCTCAGGCCCGATGTGTCTGGCTGGGATAGGATGTATATGCTTCGCGCCGGCGCGCGGATGATCGCCAATCATCCTCTTCTCGGAGTGGGGCCCGACATGGTACCCGACGTCTACCCGATCTACATGGTGGAAGAAGCGCCGTTGCGCGAGAATCTGCACCTTCATAACAACCTCGCTCAAATCTCTGCCGAGCGCGGGTTGATCTGTGGGATCTCCTGGCTGTGGTTCTTCGGACTCGCTCTGATCGCGAGCATCCGCGGCTTTCGCCGGGCCAAACCCGATGACGAGATCTCGCGTGCTCTCGCCGCGGCCGCTCTGGGCGTAATGGTCGCGGCATTTTCCGCAGGCCTCTTCGAGTACAACTTTGGCGATTCCGAGTTCCAGATGTTGTTGCTGTTCACCATGACCGTTCCTTTCTTCCTCGAGCGAGAGAAGAGAGCCTCCGACTGATGGAAGTTGCCGAGTTTCTTAGTCGCGCTCGAGGCCTCCCGGTGCTCGTGGTCGGCGATCTGATGCTCGATCGTTTCGTCTGGGGACGAGTGTCGCGAATCTCCCCTGAGGCTCCCGTACCCGTGGTGGAGATCGAGCGCGAAGACCTTCATGTCGGCGGCGCGGCGAATGTGGCGAAGAACCTCGCGAGCCTCGAAGCGGAGCCTCTCCTCGTGGGAGTGCTCGGTGACGACGAGCCCGCTCGTCAGTTGCGGCTCGCCCTGGCGAAGCTCGGACTCTCGGACGAGACGGTGATCACCGACCCCTCGCGCCGCACCACGGTCAAGACCCGAATCATCGCCCACAGCCAACAAGTCGTTCGAGCGGATTGGGAGTCGACCAGTGACATCGATGGGAACGTCGAGACGAGAATGCTCGACGCGCTCGAGCGACGGACATCGAAAGCTCGAGCGATGGTGTTCTCCGATTATGCCAAAGGTGCGCTGACGCCCAGGCTCATCGAGAAAGGGATCGAGCTCGCCAAGCGGGCAGGCATTCCCGTCCTCGCCGATCCCAAGCTGAAACGTTATCGGCGTTATCGCGGAATTCGACTCCTCACCCCCAATCTCGGCGAAGCCGAACGGTTCACCGGCATCGCCATCCATTCCGAAGACGACATCGCTCAAGCGGCCCAGGCGCTGCTCGATGAGCTCGAATGCGATGCGGTGCTGATCACGCGCGGGGAGCAGGGAATGTCACTTTACGAACGCGACGCCCAGGTTTTGCACATCCCCACGCGGGCGCGTGAGGTGTTCGACGTCACCGGCGCGGGAGACACCGTGATTGCCACCGCCGCTCTCGCGCTCGCCGCCGGGGCCAGCCTGGCGAGTGCGGCCGAGTTAGCGAACCGCGCCGCCGGAATCGTGGTCGGCAAGCTGGGGACGGCCGTAGCCCTTCCACAAGAGCTTCTGGCGAACGTCCGGGCCGACAAGAACTAGCCCAGACGTCAGTGGCGAAAGTGTCGCCTGCCGGTGAACCCCATCG comes from the Vicinamibacteria bacterium genome and includes:
- a CDS encoding O-antigen ligase family protein, with protein sequence MIVEARTVAVSRTTTGPFPGESLFVYGVAVWLALVQISIAASEIVLAIVVLAWLVLLRRRETAFVRLPLDRAFAVYAGASLASAIFSFAPHASLLASKKLLLLVVPYLLVSVLRRKETLESLTLLIIAVADLGALLGLWQYTLSDLGDLDNRIRGFMGHYMTYSGLLMCASVLAVAHLLFRRRYRWFLGSSLAVIGLALLFTLTRSAWVGTLAASILLIWVRNRRLLLALPVLGIGAILVLPGDVEERLGSFLRPDVSGWDRMYMLRAGARMIANHPLLGVGPDMVPDVYPIYMVEEAPLRENLHLHNNLAQISAERGLICGISWLWFFGLALIASIRGFRRAKPDDEISRALAAAALGVMVAAFSAGLFEYNFGDSEFQMLLLFTMTVPFFLEREKRASD
- the rfaE1 gene encoding D-glycero-beta-D-manno-heptose-7-phosphate kinase; protein product: MEVAEFLSRARGLPVLVVGDLMLDRFVWGRVSRISPEAPVPVVEIEREDLHVGGAANVAKNLASLEAEPLLVGVLGDDEPARQLRLALAKLGLSDETVITDPSRRTTVKTRIIAHSQQVVRADWESTSDIDGNVETRMLDALERRTSKARAMVFSDYAKGALTPRLIEKGIELAKRAGIPVLADPKLKRYRRYRGIRLLTPNLGEAERFTGIAIHSEDDIAQAAQALLDELECDAVLITRGEQGMSLYERDAQVLHIPTRAREVFDVTGAGDTVIATAALALAAGASLASAAELANRAAGIVVGKLGTAVALPQELLANVRADKN